ATCTCGTTGTCGGCGAAGAGCCTGGGTTAAAAGCAGTAGCGGAATGTGCGGAAAAAGGAGTCAAAACTATTTGGCTCCAACCCGGCGCGGATAAACCGCGCGTTTTAGAGGCGGCGAGAGAAGCGGGAATCAATGTGATTCAAGATTGTGTTATTGTAAGGCTATGATTTAATTAGAAATTGATTAAATAAAAAAGATCTTTCTACTAGTAATAGTAAGAAAGATCTTTTTTATTGCCAGATATCAACAAAATGTAGTGGATGTACAAATGTACGGTACTAAGAATAGACAAAAATATAAAAATAATAATTTTAGTGAATTTTAGAACGAGTGGAGAGGGAATTTAACATAGTGGGGAATTATGGTAAAATGTGGTTAAAAGTGGAGAAAAGGGGTGAGGTAAGTGTTCATGGGAAAGTATTCCCACTCGGTGGACGCCAAGGGCAGAATGATTATTCCCGCCGGGTTTCGCGCAGAGTTGGGCGAACGTTTTGTAATTACGCGCGGTTTGGACGCTTGCGTTACCGTTTATCCGCTCGAACGGTGGGAGCAAGTGGCGGAACGGCTACAGCAGCTTTCCAGCACGCGCAAAGAAGTGCGTATGCTGATTCGCTTTTTGATTGGTGGCAGTAGTGAAGTAGAATGCGACAAGCAGGGACGTATTTTGCTCCCAGCGCATTTACGAGACTATGCCCAAATCAAGCGGGAAGCGGTTGTAGTCGGTACCGGCAATCAGCTTGAAATTTGGAGCAAAACTCAGCTGGAGGCACAGGAAGAGGCCGCCAGAGATTCTATTAGTGATGTGGCGGCAGGAATTGATCTGCCGATTGACTTCAGTTTGTAGGTGAACATGTTTCATCACGTAACCGTCTTACTGAAAGAAACTGTCGATGGTGTCGTACAGAACCCTCATGGCATATACGTCGACATGACACTGGGCGGCGGCGGTCATTCGCATGAAATTGCCTCACGACTTGCTCCGGACGGATTCCTGATCGGCATCGATCGGGATTCGGACGCTTTGCAGGCAGCTCGCCAACGACTAGAGAAAATGCACTGCCGGATTCATTTAGTGCAGCGAAATTATATAGAAATCAACGAAGTAGTCAATGAACTGGGAATTGCCGGCGTGGATGGAATCGTTTGTGATTTAGGGGTTTCTTCTTACCAATTAGATACAGAAGAACGAGGATTTTCATATCAGCATGACGCACCCCTGGATATGCGGATGGATCAACGCCAGGAGCTAACGGCGGCAACGGTTGTCAATACGTATTCCGCAAAAGAACTTGCGCAAGTCATTCGGGAGTACGGAGAAGAGCGATTTGCCAATCGCATTGCGCAACGCATTGTGGCACGACGAGAAGATCACCCACTTACCACCACCGGAGAATTGGTAGAAGTTATCAAAGCGGCGATTCCGGCAGCCAAGCGGCGTACCGGTCCACACCCTGCGAAACGAACGTTTCAAGCCATACGGATCGAGGTCAACGGCGAGTTGAGAGGTTTGGAAACGGCCGTGCGCAATGCGGTAAAAGCATTGAACTCCGGCGGTAAAATCGGAATTATCAGTTTTCATTCTTTGGAAGACAGGATTATCAAGCATACGTTTCGAGATCTTGCAAGAGATTGTATATGCCCGCCGGAATTGCCGGTATGCCAGTGTGGGCATAAGGCGACGCTACGGAATGTCAGCAAGGCGATTCGGCCGACCGAGCAGGAGTTAGAGAATAATCCTCGGGCACGGAGTGCGATTTTGCGAGTGGCGGAAAAAGTTTAAATGAGGTGACGAAAAATGTTGGCGAAAAGTTCAGTTTGGCAGTATGAGTTAGCAGAACGGAGTATAGCTTTACCCGTTTCGCGACCCAAAGCAAAAGAAGGAGCCACGAATAATCGAATGGCGGCAAGTGCTGCTGCGGTTTTGGTATTGTTGGCCCTTTTTGTTCTTTATGGAGCTAACATTTTTATTTCGCAAAAAGAATATGAAGTTCAAGAAGTACGCACTCGTGTGGTAGAATTAGCAAAGATGAATGAGGTGCTGCGGTTGGAAGTCGGACAACTGAAATCGCCGGGACGTATCCAACAAATCGCGGAGACGGAATTGGGCATGATTATTCCCACACAAGCTGTTTACAGCAGCGCCAAAGCAAACACCGTGGTTGCACGTAGTGTTACTCCGTCGGATAAAATTCGGGATTAAGAGCAGCCGTAAGGCTGCTTTCTTATTTTATAAAATTAAGGAGTCCATGATGAAAACAGTCGCGCAGTTAGTATCGGTCCTGGAGAATGGGGTGTGTCGAGGGGACAATGGAAAACAAATTACCAACCTCAGCACTGATTCTCGCAAAATAGAAGCTGACGGACTTTTTATTTGTCTTCGCGGGGTACATGCGGACGGACATAAGTTTGTGGCCAGCGCTATGGCTAACGGTGCCGTTGCGATTATTTGCGATCATTACTTGGATGAGTTTCCGGAATTAACGCAAATTGTTGTCGCCGACACGGTAGCCGCTATGCAGACTATGGTACCTTTTTTCTACGACTACCCGGCGCGTTCATTGCGAATGATCGGCGTTACCGGAACCAATGGCAAAACGACGGTCACGCATATGATTGCGCACATTTTAGAAGACGCCGGATATTGTGTAGGGATTATCGGGACAGTAAATACGGTGATTAATGGTGTATCCGAACCGGTGCATAATACAACTCCGGACGTCGACTTGCTTCAAAACACATTGTTTCGCATGCGTGAGGCGGGTGTTACTCATGTTGTCATGGAAGTGTCTTCTCATGCATTGGCATTGGGACGTGTGGCCGGCTGTAAATATGACACCGCGGTATTTACCAACTTGACGCAGGACCATTTGGATTTTCATAAAACAATGGATAATTATGCCGCGGCGAAAGCAAAGCTTTTTGCGATGGTAGCGGAAAGTGAAGACAATGAATCGAAGGCGGCAGTGATCAATGCTGACGATTTGTATAGTAAGGTTATGCAAGATCCCGTGTTGCACTCCCGCTGTCGTTTGCTTACATATGGACAAAATAAAGACGCCGCTTTATATATCAGCGACGTCGCCATTTCCGCACAAGGAGCTAAGGGAACACTGCATTATGATGGAGTGCAATGGCCTTTTACGATCCAAAGCAGCGGCATGTTTAATGTGTACAACAGTTTGGCAGCGGTAGGTGCCGCTCTTATGGAGGGGATTGCCATGTCGCGAGTGCTTGCCAGCATGGCTAGTTTTATCGCTGTAGCGGGACGCTTTGAGCGGGTAGATGAAGGACAGAATTTCACAGTTATCGTTGATTATGCCCATACGCCGGATGGTTTGGAAAATATTTTGCGAACTGCTCGTGAGATTACCGATGGCCGAGTGCTATTGGCTTTCGGTTGCGGTGGTGATCGAGACGCAAAAAAACGTCCGATTATGGGAGCGGTTGCCGCTAAGCTGGCAGACTCTATTGTTATTACAAGCGATAATCCGCGAAGCGAAAACCCGGAAGAAATTATTCGTGAAGTTTATGCCGGTGCTCAACCAAACGCATCTGCAACAGTTACGATTGCATGTGAAACGGATCGTGCCACCGCCATTTATAATATCATTGCCCAGGCTCAGTCGGGGGATGTTGTTTTGATTGCAGGGAAAGGGCATGAAACATACCAAATTTTAAATAGTGGTACAATTCATTTTGATGATCGTGAAGTAGCGCGTGAAGCATTGCGGGGAGAATAATATGGCAGCGTTTACAGAAGCAGAAATCATTCAAGCAACAGAAGCCGTAAAACTTCAGGGCTCTGAAGATGTAGCGGTAGGTAGTATCAGTACGGATACCCGCGGTGAACTTTCCGGATGTCTATTTGTGCCGTTAAAAGGGGAGCGTTTCGATGGACACGATTACTTGCAACAAGCGGTTGAGAAAGGAGCTGTTGCGGTGCTCTGTGATCGGGAGATAGCGGCGCTGCCTAAAGAAGTGGCTGTGTATCGAGTCAAGCAAACGCGTCGCGCACTGGAAGATCTCGCCGCGTATCATCGGCGACGTTTTGCGTTACCGGTCATTGCCGTTACCGGATCCAGCGGTAAAACTACTACTAAAGAATTGATTGCAAGCGTACTTGCGCAAAAGTTTAGAGTACATAAGACTGAAAAAAATCATAATAACGAAATCGGTTTAGCGCAGACGTTACTTTCATTGCAACCGGAAGACGAAGTGTGTGTGGTCGAGATGGGGATGCGTGCACGCGGCGAAATCAAGCGTTTGGCAGAAGTTGCGGCACCGACGATTGGGGTAGTTACGAATGTCGGAGTGGCGCATCTGGAACGACTTGGGAGTCAGGACGCCATTGCCGCTGCTAAGCAAGAATTAATTGAATCCATTCCGGAAAATGGTACGGCTGTGTTAAACTGGAATGATAAACGGGTACGCAGCATGGCATCCGTTTGTCACGGTCGAGTAATTAGTTACGGAATTGAGCCGCAGGCAAATGTGCAGGCACTCGATATTCAATACGGACTTGGTAAAACTAAATTTACCTGTCGGATTTTCGATGAAGTGTTTCCTGTCACCTTACCGCTTTTAGGCGCACATAACGTGGCTAACGCGTTAGCGACGGTGGCTGTTGCACGTGTTTTGGGACTGTCGGCAAATCGTATTCAACGGGCACTTGCGGACGCTGTAGCCGGAGAACTTCGCCAGGAAATCATAGATCGAAGCGGAATCCGCTTTGTTAATGATGCGTATAATGCTAATCCGCTTTCCATGGCAGCATCTCTGACCTCCTTATCTCAATTTGGTGAGGGACGCTACGTTGCGGTGATCGGCGACATGCTGGAGTTGGGACCGGATGAAGTAGCCATGCATGAAGAACTTGCTACTGCGGTGATTGCGGCAGGAATTACGGAACTTATTACAGTCGGCCCGCTAGCACGCGCTCTGGGAGAGGCGGTAAAAAAGCAAAGTCACGTGAATGTACACAGCGTTGCAAATACAAATGAAGTAATGCCGTTGTTAAAACCGCTGTTGCAGGAAGGTGATATTGTTTTAATCAAGGGGTCACACTCCCTGCGTTTGGACACACTGGTAACTGAATGGAGTAATTCATAAAAGGATGACAGTATGAGTATTTATTCAAATTTTGTGGTATGTGTGTTGGCCGCACTGTTTATGCTGCTTTTCGGTGCCATCGGTTTGCCGATATTGCGCCGACTGAATGCGCGACAGGAAGTGCGGGAAGAAGGGCCGCAATCCCATCGCAAAAAAGCAGGCACCCCAACCATGGGTGGCATTTTAATGATCTTGGCATTTCTCACAACATTGCTTTTGGCCGGGAATTGGAGCTCGGCTTACGGTTGGTTGCTTTTTTTAGTACTGGGACATTTTGCTCTCGGTCTGAGTGATGATGCTATCAAAGCACTGCATCATCGCAACTTGGGACTGACTGCGAAACAAAAACTGGCCGGACAAATTTTTTTGGCGGCGATCTTTGCGTATGCATTGACGGATTCTCTGGGACTACCGACATCGCTTCATATACCGTTACTTGATAACAATATATCGCTCGGTAATTTTTATTATCTTTTTGCAATGATTGTTATCGTCGGAACGACGAATGCAGTGAATTTAACCGACGGCTTGGACGGCTTGGCTGCCGGTATCAGCGCACTCGTAGCGGCTGCGTTTGTTTGGTTGAGCCTCAGTGCGCGCGATTTAGAATTGGCGCAATTTCCCGCCGCGTTGGCCGGTGTTTGCTTAGGGTTTTTGGTATTTAATTACCATCCCGCAAAGGTTTTTATGGGAGACACAGGGGCATTGGCGTTGGGCGCTGCGTTTGCGGGACTGGCTTTGGTCACGCGGACAGAGCTGCTTTTGGTGATTATCGGCGGTGTATTCGTAATGGAGGCCGTATCGGTTATTTTACAGGTGGCATCATTTAAAACTACAGGCCGCCGCCTGTTTCGCATGAGTCCTTTGCATCATCACTTTGAACTGGGGGGCTGGTCGGAAGTGAGGGTGGTTCATACTTTTTGGCTGGCGGCGCTACTCTGTGTCGGCGTCGGTATTTCTTTAACAATCTAGAGTGAATGAGCGAAAAAATTGAAGCGGTGATGAGCATGAAGTATACGAACGCAAAAATCTTAGTTATCGGTGCCGGAATCAGCGGCATAGGCGCAGCGCGGGCTCTTGCCAAAGCCGGTGCGAATGTAATCCTTTCGGATGTGAAGGATTTGTCGGCAGAAAAAACGGCAGCATTAACGGCGCTGGGGATTGAATGTGTTTTTGGTGCGCAAAAGTCAAGCCTTTTGGCAGGGGTGGAACAAATTATATTGTCACCGGGGATTGCACCAACAATCCCTTTGGCAGTGGCAGCAACGGAAGCAGGCATTCCGGTCGTTTCTGAAATTGAAGTCGCGTATGAACTCTCACAAGCACCGATCTATGCGATTACCGGTACGAATGGAAAAACGACGACCACTACGTTGTTAGGCGATATGGTTGCGGCCGGCGGACTTGAAAATGTAGTCGGAGGAAACATCGGTAAAGCGCTTTCTGAGCAGGTCAGTGAACTTTCTTCAGATGGTATCGTGGTGGCTGAAGTATCGAGCTTTCAATTGGAAATGATTGATCGTTTTTGTCCTCATGTGGCGGCGATTTTGAATATTACACCGGATCACTTTGAACGTCATGGTGACATGGATTCTTACGTACAGGCGAAAGCACGTATTTTTGAAAACCAGACAACAGATGATGTGTTGATTTTAAATAGGCAGGATCCGTATTGCCGCGCTTTTGCTGAGAAGGCGCAAAGTCGTATTCTTTGGGTTTCTACAGCAGGAAAAGTAGAAAGCGGAGCCTACGTAGAGGACAATGTATTGTATTTAAATCCGGAAGGAACGCCGGAAGTATTGTTGAGTGCCGATGAACTTTTGTTGAAAGGTGAGTATAATTGGTTAAATATTCTTACCGCAGCACTCATGGCGCAGCATGCAGGCGTACCACTCTCCGTAATTCGGGGTGTCTTACGCGTATTTAAAGGCTTACCGCATCGCGTAGAAAATGTAGCTATACAGGAAGGAATCACTTATTATAACGATTCCAAAGCAACAAATACGGATGCTACAATAAAAGCATTGCAAAGTTTTAACCAACCGATTGTGTGGATTGCCGGAGGTTATGATAAAGGAACAGATTTAACGCTTTTGATGCAGTCTGCCCGGAAATGCAAGGGCATCGTTTTCTTAGGGAATAGTAAAGAGCGCTTCTCTATTGCGGCTCAAAAAGAAGGAATTACCAATATTGAACTTGCCGATGACTTAGCGCAGGCGGTCAAAAAAGCGCAGAAGTTAGCACAAAAAAATAATGCGACGGTGGTGCTTTTCTCTCCGGCCGCATCGAGCTATGATCAGTATCATAATTATCAGGAACGTGGGCGTGACTTTTGTCGCTTAGTAGCGGAGTTGGAGAATTAATGAAGCGACGAGTAATTATTTCCGGCGGCGGTACCGGCGGGCACATTTATCCCGCACTGACGATTGCGGATGCGATTCGCCAAGTAACAGATGTGGAATTCTTATATGTCGGCAGTGAAAATGGCTTAGAAACAGAACTGGTTCCCAAAGCGAATATTCCGTTTATAAGTTTGCGACTGCACGGATTTGAGCGCCGACTGACTCCTAAAAACGGAAAAACGGCCTGGGAAGCGTTACAAAGCGTAGCGAAAGCAGGGTCTATCTTGCGAGACTTTCATCCGGATATTGTGATCGGTACCGGTGGGTATGTCTGCGGTCCCATGCTATTGGCTGCGGCTTTGAGCGGTGTTCCGACACTGATTCAGGAACAGAATGTGGTGCCGGGGATAACCAATCGCTTGCTGTCCAAAGTGGTTCGTAAAATTGCGCTTGGCTATGAAGAAGCCGCGGCACAATTCCATCAACCTAAAAAAATTGTGGTGACAGGAAATCCTGTGCGTCGGGACATTTTAGCCGCGCAACGAGATGTCAGCAGAAAGCGGTTGGGACTGCCCGACGATGCATTCGTGCTTCTTGCTGCCGGTGGCAGTCGCGGTGCGCGCGTGATTAATCAAGCGATGCAGGAAGTTCTCACACGTTACCAAACCAATACAGGAATAGTAGTGATGCATGTCACCGGTGAGCAGGAGTATGAAAGATTCATGCAGGGATTCACGCTGACCGACGAAAAGAATAAACATTTGCGGGTGTATCCTTATTTACATACGATGCCCGATGCGCTGGCAGCGGCCGATTTGGTGGTGTATCGTGCCGGCGCGGTGGGATTGGCCGAACTTACGGCGCTCGGTCGGCCGTCGATCTTGGTGCCGTATCCGTATGCAGCTGCGGATCATCAACGACGTAACGCAGCGGTCTTGGCGCAAAGAGGTGCAGCGGTGGTCATCGAAAATGAAGATTTGACCGGTGCGTTGTTATATGAGACGATAGAATCGTTGCGGCAAAACCGAACACGTTTAGAGTCGATGGCGTCTGCCAGTCGTTCTTTAGGTAGACCGCAAGCGGCGGAAGACATTGCGAAATTAGCACTTTCAATGATGGGATAAAACAATGAATTTGGATCAATATAAAAAATTTCATTTTGTAGGAATTGGCGGCGTGGGAATGCGTGCGCTGACCTATATCTTGTTACAACGAGGCTATATGGTTACCGGCTCCGATCAGGAAGACGACGCGGTGTTTGCAAAATTTCGTGATCACGGAGCGGTCATTTATCTTGGCCATGATGCTTCTCATGTGGATGGGGCTGACGTAGTTGTTGTATCCACGGCTATTCGCCCGAACAATCCGGAAGTGGTGGCAGCCAAAGAAAAAGGTATCCCTGTCATGCATCGCTCGGATATTTTAGCAGCTATTTTAAATGACGGTTGCGGCATTGCCGTCGCCGGAGCCCATGGTAAAACCACAACCACATCCATGCTGGGGCAGGTCTTTGAAGAAGCCGGCGTCGATCCGACCATCGTTATCGGGGGCGAGGTAGATTACTTAAAAGGCAATTCGAAAGCGGGGAAAGGTCCGCATGTTATTGCCGAAGCCGATGAAAGCGACGGATCATTCTTAAAACTTCGACCGGCTTTTGCGGTAGTTACCAATATTGAAGATGATCATTTAGATTACTACGGGTCGATGGAAAGGTTGGAAGCAGCTTTTGTGGAATTCATTCATTCCCTGGATGAAAAACAGGGCCGAGCTATTTTGTGTATAGAAAACAAAGTTATTCGCAAACTGTTACCACAGGTTAAGTGTGCTTATGTTACCTACGGGTTTTCTCCGGAGGCAACCTACTCGGCCACTGATTTAGCATATGTCGACGGTTGTCTGCATTTTACCTTGCTCAAAGAACAGCAACGTTTAGGGAAGGTGATGCTGCAGGTTCCGGGCAAATATAATGTGCTTAACGCATTGGCAACGATTGCGACGGCGCTTGCGGCCGGTTTATCGTTGCCGGATATCATTGAGGCTTTGGGGCACTTTGCCGGCACAAAACGACGTTTTCAAACACTATATCGGAGCTCGGATTATTGGTTGGTTACCGATTATGCGCATCATCCGACAGAAATTAAAGCGACGCTTGCCGCCGCTAAAGAAATTGGCGTGAAGCGAGTGATTTGCGTATTTCAGCCACACCGTTATTCACGTACGGATTTATTACGAAACGAATTTGCGGACGCATTTCATGATGCCGATTTGACGGTTTTTACGGACATTTACGCTGCCGGTGAAGATCCGCGGGATAATGTCGATGGTACTTTATTGCCGAATATGGTAAAGGCAACGGGAGACGAAGCGAGTTACGTGCAGGATATAGCGACGATTCCGGAATACTTAGATACCATTCGTAAGCCCGGCGATCTTATTATTATGATGGGAGCGGGCAATATTAATGAATGCAGTTACCTGGTTAAACAAAGGTGGGAACAACAGGATGAAACTGTGGGACAAAACTAAAAATATTTTGGTGGTTATGGGCGGCCCATCTACGGAAGCGGAGGTTTCCCGACGTACAGGTGCTGCGATTGCACAAGCGTTGGCAGAAGGCGGGTACAAAGTAACTACGCTTGAATTTAATCCGCAAACTTTTTTAAATAATGTGCAAAAAGCGCAACCGCAAGTCGTTTTCAATGCGTTACATGGAAAGTACGGGGAAGATGGAGCCATTCAAAACGTTTTGGAAATGCTCGGCATTCCCTACACCGGATCGGGGCCTTTGGCCAGTGCTTTAACAATGGATAAAGTTATCAGTAAACGACTTTTTGTCCAGTCGGATTTGCCGACGGCACCTTTTTCCATTTACCGCCAGGAAGAAGAAATGGAAATGATTGTAGCGGATATTTTGGAACGTTTTGCTTTGCCGGTCGTGATTAAAGCCGCTAATCAAGGTTCAACGATCGGGGTCAGCGTGATTCACGAGGCAAGCGAAGTTGCGTGTGCGGTGCAAGAGGCGTTTAAGTATGATCCGTGGATTGTCGTAGAAGAATATTTGTTTGGCGATGAGTTTACCGCTTCTGTTCTCAACGGAGAAGCGTTACCGGTCATTCAAATCGTACCGCATTCAGGGGTATATGATTATGCATCGAAGTATACGGCGGGGGCGACGGATTATTTAGTACCGGCGCCGATTGACGATCGGCTGAAAGACCAATTACAAGAACTGGCACGACAGACGTATCGGCTGATGAACTGTGAAGGTGTCGCGCGTGTCGATTTTATGACAGATGACAAAGGAAATCCGTTTATTTTGGAAGTGAACACTGTACCCGGTATGACGGTCACCAGCCTAGTGCCGAAGGCGGCTAACGCTGTAGGGATGGACTTTTTGGAGCTTTGCGAAGCCATTTTAAGCACCGCCGGGTGCAAAAAACTGTAATCCGATGGTACAGCATATTGATTTTGAAACATTTCGTCGCCGGCAACGCGGTGAGGAAACACCTGTTGTTCCGCCACAACGAAATGATGTAGGAGAACCGACGGAATTGCCGCGCAGACGTCGGCGCAAAAGACTAAAGTCGCAACTGCGGAAAGAAAAGCCTTTTTATAAAAAACGCGGAACATATGCTTGGGCGGCCGGTCTCATTGTCGGCTTTTTGTTGCTGTTGGCGCTGGCACCGATTTCGTTTGGCAGTGTTGAAGTAGAGGGGTTGCAAGCTCTTTCACGTGATGAGGTTTTTCGTGTCGCGAGAATCGGACGTCCTATCAACGTCGTACAACTCGCGACGGCCGACATTTCCCGTCGGTTGAATGGTGATTTGCGAATCGCCGCAGCTAAAGTGGATCGGGAGTTTCCCGCAACCATTCGGATTCAGATTGAAGAGCGACGTCCGATTGCCGTCGTTGCGACGGAATTTGGTTTTGCAGTTTTTGATAAAACCGGTTTAGTTATTGCCGAAGGACCAACTATTACACAGACGGATGTTCCTTTTATTACGGGCAAAAAACTAGGTAATGTCTTGTTAGGTGATACGGTTACCGACGATGCTTTACGAAAAGCATTAGGGTATTTATCGTATCTTTCGCGTAAAGGCGGCGAACAAATTTCGGAAATTAATATCGGCGACGCGGCACAATTAATTGCGTATACGCGTGATGACATACCGATTCATTTGGGCGCAGTAGAAAATGCAGCTGAGCAGGCACCTTTATCCGAAAATATGTTGAAAGATATTCGATTGCGAAACTTGGCAGTCGATTACGTGGACGCCAATGTAGGCGCGCCCTATATCAAATTGAAATGAGGCGGCAATGAAATCAAAAACGGCTGCGTTGCTTGCGGTCAGCATTATTTTAGGGATGATGCTGTCATTGCAGTATAAAAGCAACAAAGAAATGCAGGCGACGACAATGAATATGCGTGCGGAAGACTTGTATCAGCAACTGATGCAGGTCGAACAGGAAAAGAAGGATTTGGCGAAGGAATTGCAAGCATTGCAGGCGGAAAACTTGACATCGGACGCTACGCAGGAAAGAAATGAATTAAAATTCAGAGCCGGTCTGACTGCGGTGGAAGGATCGGGTGTAGTGGTCACGATTGAAGACAGCAAGCAGCCGCTTAAAATGGGTGAAAACCAAAATCTTTATGTCGTGCATGATGAAGATATTTTGAAAGTTATCAACGAATTACGCGCAGCCGGCGCCGAAGCCATTGCGGTAAATGAGCAACGTTTGATCGGCACGAGTGAAATTCGTTGTGCCGGTCCCACAGTTATTGTGAATGGTAAAATGTTCAGCACACCGTTCCAAGTCAAGGCCATTGGAGATCCGAAATTATTGCGATCCGCACTTGAATTTCGAGGAGGAGTGGTCGATACTTTGAAGTATTGGGGAATCAATGTGTCCATTGAGACCCGCAGTAATCTGCAAATCAATCCGTATACAGGACCGAGTAAGCAAGAATATGCAAAAGCAATACCGGGGGTGCCAAAATGATTGTAGCTTTAATGTTGTGCGGCCTGTTCCTCGGAATTGTGATGGGAATGTGGTTTCCCTGGGCGATCTCCATTTCCTATGCTCCATTCCTTTCGGTAGCGATTATGGCTTGCTTGGACAGCGTGTTCGGCGGCTTGCGTTCACATATGGAAGGGAAATACGATCACACGATTTTTTTCAGCGGTTTTTTCGTTAACGCATTAGTGGCAATGCTATTTGTTTTTATCGGTAGTCGATTGGGCATTGACATTTATTACGTGGCGCTGTTGAGTTTCGGCTTGCGTATTTTTGATAACACGGCGGCCATTCGGAGAATTTGGCTGGATGAAAGAAAAACCGGCGTCAGATAAGTAGCGTTTTCCGCTTAAATAGTGTAAAATAATTCATAATAAGTGAAACACAAAGAATAA
The Negativicoccus succinicivorans DNA segment above includes these coding regions:
- the murC gene encoding UDP-N-acetylmuramate--L-alanine ligase, with the translated sequence MNLDQYKKFHFVGIGGVGMRALTYILLQRGYMVTGSDQEDDAVFAKFRDHGAVIYLGHDASHVDGADVVVVSTAIRPNNPEVVAAKEKGIPVMHRSDILAAILNDGCGIAVAGAHGKTTTTSMLGQVFEEAGVDPTIVIGGEVDYLKGNSKAGKGPHVIAEADESDGSFLKLRPAFAVVTNIEDDHLDYYGSMERLEAAFVEFIHSLDEKQGRAILCIENKVIRKLLPQVKCAYVTYGFSPEATYSATDLAYVDGCLHFTLLKEQQRLGKVMLQVPGKYNVLNALATIATALAAGLSLPDIIEALGHFAGTKRRFQTLYRSSDYWLVTDYAHHPTEIKATLAAAKEIGVKRVICVFQPHRYSRTDLLRNEFADAFHDADLTVFTDIYAAGEDPRDNVDGTLLPNMVKATGDEASYVQDIATIPEYLDTIRKPGDLIIMMGAGNINECSYLVKQRWEQQDETVGQN
- a CDS encoding D-alanine--D-alanine ligase, with protein sequence MKLWDKTKNILVVMGGPSTEAEVSRRTGAAIAQALAEGGYKVTTLEFNPQTFLNNVQKAQPQVVFNALHGKYGEDGAIQNVLEMLGIPYTGSGPLASALTMDKVISKRLFVQSDLPTAPFSIYRQEEEMEMIVADILERFALPVVIKAANQGSTIGVSVIHEASEVACAVQEAFKYDPWIVVEEYLFGDEFTASVLNGEALPVIQIVPHSGVYDYASKYTAGATDYLVPAPIDDRLKDQLQELARQTYRLMNCEGVARVDFMTDDKGNPFILEVNTVPGMTVTSLVPKAANAVGMDFLELCEAILSTAGCKKL
- a CDS encoding cell division protein FtsQ/DivIB, whose amino-acid sequence is MVQHIDFETFRRRQRGEETPVVPPQRNDVGEPTELPRRRRRKRLKSQLRKEKPFYKKRGTYAWAAGLIVGFLLLLALAPISFGSVEVEGLQALSRDEVFRVARIGRPINVVQLATADISRRLNGDLRIAAAKVDREFPATIRIQIEERRPIAVVATEFGFAVFDKTGLVIAEGPTITQTDVPFITGKKLGNVLLGDTVTDDALRKALGYLSYLSRKGGEQISEINIGDAAQLIAYTRDDIPIHLGAVENAAEQAPLSENMLKDIRLRNLAVDYVDANVGAPYIKLK
- a CDS encoding DUF881 domain-containing protein encodes the protein MKSKTAALLAVSIILGMMLSLQYKSNKEMQATTMNMRAEDLYQQLMQVEQEKKDLAKELQALQAENLTSDATQERNELKFRAGLTAVEGSGVVVTIEDSKQPLKMGENQNLYVVHDEDILKVINELRAAGAEAIAVNEQRLIGTSEIRCAGPTVIVNGKMFSTPFQVKAIGDPKLLRSALEFRGGVVDTLKYWGINVSIETRSNLQINPYTGPSKQEYAKAIPGVPK
- a CDS encoding small basic family protein, translated to MIVALMLCGLFLGIVMGMWFPWAISISYAPFLSVAIMACLDSVFGGLRSHMEGKYDHTIFFSGFFVNALVAMLFVFIGSRLGIDIYYVALLSFGLRIFDNTAAIRRIWLDERKTGVR